In Saccharicrinis fermentans DSM 9555 = JCM 21142, a genomic segment contains:
- the tssD gene encoding type VI secretion system tube protein TssD has translation MFGHKCFLRIGELSDSSISGLYRDSYELLNCDFGFSQGVDSNGKAQTEVKGGSISVTFPNIPKNEMIEWMLKSNKLENGAIVICNSDDEPLEKILFEDAACIDMNIKYAQKGKSFTATQMVLQAKKIVVGENTLENRWKNL, from the coding sequence ATGTTTGGACATAAATGTTTTTTGCGCATAGGCGAATTATCCGATTCCAGTATATCGGGCTTATATAGAGATAGCTACGAATTACTCAACTGCGACTTCGGTTTTTCACAAGGTGTTGATAGTAATGGCAAAGCTCAAACCGAAGTAAAAGGAGGATCTATATCTGTCACCTTCCCCAATATTCCCAAAAACGAAATGATTGAATGGATGCTTAAATCCAATAAGCTTGAAAATGGCGCCATCGTCATTTGTAACTCCGACGACGAGCCCCTGGAGAAAATATTGTTTGAAGATGCGGCTTGCATTGATATGAATATCAAATATGCCCAAAAAGGAAAAAGTTTTACTGCTACACAAATGGTTTTGCAAGCCAAAAAAATTGTAGTGGGAGAAAACACCTTAGAAAATCGTTGGAAAAACCTTTAA
- a CDS encoding integrase core domain-containing protein, translating to MKEVCSITQKPYPKRLIFKVVGYSSSTWYEKPVAKTGKRGRKPLHSDETVLHEIKVEIQNSVFKSEGYFKVKKRMQRRPNNAIRAGKERVNKLMRENDLLSPNRRSRSTKKNDHKGRIITDKPNIMWATDGKKFWINGSGWHWFFGVIDHFNDEILAWHIAKIGNRFAAMEPVRSAIRKQFGSVNRDVCRGMELQLRSDHGSQYDSADFMNEMKFLGLGMSKAYVRSPECNGIIERFHRTLEEELLQIKPFNSIEEAQREIAEFIDNYNTHWILHRLNHYSPMEYKRMYIEALKNAQSDTSGNIEPEGQFVLLLSGSIPRKKDQTQKISKGVNLAKIPLS from the coding sequence ATGAAAGAGGTTTGCTCTATAACGCAAAAACCATATCCAAAGCGACTTATATTTAAGGTAGTGGGTTATAGTAGTAGCACATGGTATGAGAAACCAGTGGCAAAAACAGGTAAACGAGGTAGAAAACCCCTTCATAGTGATGAGACCGTCTTGCATGAGATCAAGGTTGAAATTCAGAATAGTGTATTTAAATCTGAAGGCTATTTCAAGGTTAAAAAGCGCATGCAAAGAAGGCCTAACAATGCCATTAGGGCTGGGAAAGAGCGAGTGAATAAGCTTATGCGTGAGAATGATTTACTGAGTCCAAACAGGAGATCCAGAAGTACTAAGAAGAACGATCATAAGGGGCGCATTATAACTGACAAACCAAATATAATGTGGGCCACTGATGGCAAAAAGTTCTGGATTAATGGAAGTGGGTGGCACTGGTTTTTCGGTGTTATTGACCATTTTAATGACGAAATATTGGCATGGCATATAGCAAAGATTGGTAACCGTTTTGCGGCTATGGAGCCAGTACGTTCTGCTATTCGGAAACAATTTGGCTCCGTTAATAGAGATGTTTGCAGAGGTATGGAGCTGCAGTTACGTAGTGATCACGGTTCACAATATGACTCTGCAGACTTTATGAATGAGATGAAGTTTCTTGGCCTAGGAATGTCGAAGGCGTATGTGAGGTCGCCGGAATGCAATGGCATAATTGAGCGGTTTCACCGTACCCTGGAGGAAGAGCTTCTACAGATCAAGCCTTTTAATTCTATTGAGGAAGCTCAACGGGAAATAGCTGAATTTATTGACAATTACAATACACATTGGATATTACACAGGTTGAACCATTACTCCCCGATGGAGTATAAACGAATGTATATAGAAGCGCTGAAGAACGCCCAGTCCGATACTTCGGGTAATATTGAGCCAGAGGGCCAGTTTGTCCTCCTTTTGAGTGGTTCGATACCACGAAAAAAGGATCAAACACAAAAAATAAGCAAAGGGGTAAACCTTGCGAAAATACCCCTTTCGTAG
- a CDS encoding transposase yields the protein MEKKTRFTTKIKTEIVLSLLRGESMEAASRKYGVTIADLSFWRDQFVKHGADGFKRKPDDSRLKEAERMIGKLQMELELTKKRTNW from the coding sequence ATGGAAAAAAAGACACGTTTTACGACAAAAATCAAAACAGAAATTGTTCTGTCCTTGCTTCGAGGAGAAAGCATGGAGGCTGCAAGCCGTAAGTATGGAGTAACGATCGCCGATCTGAGTTTTTGGCGTGATCAGTTTGTTAAGCATGGTGCTGATGGATTTAAGCGCAAGCCCGATGATTCTAGACTAAAGGAGGCCGAACGTATGATTGGTAAGCTGCAAATGGAGTTGGAACTCACAAAAAAAAGAACGAATTGGTAG
- the tssD gene encoding type VI secretion system tube protein TssD gives MMNMFSQIDTNTTVWLTLDGQEYELSQFNINFGQNIDQKGEPQNQVRGGQMTLSLTQALPANIYDWAMKSTSKEGSIVFKIESGSAPLKIEFTNAFCVSFNRNVNAMGGGLNTTMTISPEEISINGFSFDNHWVE, from the coding sequence ATGATGAATATGTTTTCACAAATAGATACCAATACCACAGTTTGGCTTACGCTCGATGGCCAGGAATATGAATTAAGTCAGTTTAATATTAACTTTGGACAAAATATTGACCAAAAAGGAGAGCCACAAAATCAAGTACGGGGTGGTCAAATGACCCTCTCATTAACACAGGCGCTTCCCGCTAACATCTACGATTGGGCCATGAAGTCAACCAGCAAAGAAGGTAGCATCGTATTTAAAATTGAATCGGGCAGTGCGCCGCTTAAAATAGAATTTACCAATGCCTTTTGCGTAAGTTTTAACCGCAATGTAAATGCCATGGGCGGTGGACTCAATACCACCATGACCATCTCTCCCGAAGAAATTTCAATAAATGGATTTAGTTTTGATAACCATTGGGTAGAATAA
- a CDS encoding helix-turn-helix domain-containing protein has protein sequence MHRSNYSKIENGQREISVAALDKIAAFFNITLDELVHLGEDIPKEVSIEDKTTVEQIKLIQELDQEEKNMVFKMIETFLTKKKFKDFFNKNIAAL, from the coding sequence ATGCACCGTTCTAACTACAGTAAAATAGAAAACGGACAACGTGAGATTTCCGTTGCTGCTCTTGATAAGATTGCTGCGTTCTTTAATATTACGCTTGACGAATTGGTACACTTAGGCGAAGATATTCCCAAAGAGGTTAGTATTGAGGATAAAACCACAGTTGAGCAAATAAAGCTCATTCAGGAACTTGACCAGGAAGAAAAAAATATGGTCTTTAAAATGATTGAGACTTTCTTAACCAAGAAAAAGTTTAAGGATTTCTTTAATAAAAATATTGCTGCGCTTTAA